One genomic segment of Drosophila melanogaster chromosome 3L includes these proteins:
- the mRpL21 gene encoding mitochondrial ribosomal protein L21, isoform B gives MSFLAQTMRQMLRHVPNRSLLTAGAMRPLSISPVIGQQNKPATESVDLSAIAKDQQKECLSICERINRQVQKSEQGRLFAVVHLCGKQFKVTPGDIILVEGYWPPTIGDEISLDKVLLAGARDFTLVGRPILEPGLILVKATVVEKTLSHTKTHFRKKRRKQYMRINFQRSPHTMVRINSIELARPVDGNGEGESSSRRLF, from the exons ATGTCCTTTCTAGCGCAAACTATGCGTCAAATGCTACGCCACGTGCCCAATCGCAGTTTGTTGACGGCAG GTGCCATGCGTCCACTGAGCATATCGCCGGTAATTGGGCAGCAAAACAAGCCGGCGACGGAATCGGTGGATTTATCGGCCATAGCTAAGGATCAGCAGAAGGAGTGCCTGAGCATCTGCGAGCGCATCAACCGGCAGGTGCAAAAATCCGAGCAGGGACGACTCTTCGCGGTTGTCCACCTGTGCGGCAAGCAATTTAAAGTAACTCCAGGAGATATCATCCTGGTGGAGGGATACTGGCCGCCAACGATAGGCGACGAGATCAGCCTGGATAAGGTGCTCCTGGCCGGTGCCCGCGACTTCACGCTCGTGGGAAGGCCCATTTTGGAGCCCGGACTCATCTTGGTGAAGGCCACCGTCGTGGAGAAGACGCTCAGCCACACGAAGACGCACTTTAGGAAGAAGCGCAGGAAGCAGTACATGCGCATCAACTTCCAGAGATCTCCGCACACCATGGTCCGGATCAATTCAATTGAACTGGCTCGTCCAGTGGACGGGAATGGCGAGGGGGAGTCTTCCTCGAGGCGCttgttttag
- the rept gene encoding reptin, isoform B: MAETEKIEVRDVTRIERIGAHSHIRGLGLDDVLEARLVSQGMVGQKDARRAAGVVVQMVREGKIAGRCILLAGEPSTGKTAIAVGMAQALGTETPFTSMSGSEIYSLEMSKTEALSQALRKSIGVRIKEETEIIEGEVVEIQIERPASGTGQKVGKVTLKTTEMETNYDLGNKIIECFMKEKIQAGDVITIDKASGKVNKLGRSFTRARDYDATGAQTRFVQCPEGELQKRKEVVHTVTLHEIDVINSRTHGFLALFSGDTGEIKQEVRDQINNKVLEWREEGKAEINPGVLFIDEVHMLDIECFSFLNRALESDMAPVVVMATNRGITRIRGTNYRSPHGIPIDLLDRMIIIRTVPYSEKEVKEILKIRCEEEDCIMHPDALTILTRIATDTSLRYAIQLITTANLVCRRRKATEVNTEDVKKVYSLFLDENRSSKILKEYQDDYMFSEITEEVERDPAAGGGAKRRVEGGGGDAQPMEH; encoded by the coding sequence ATGGCCGAGACCGAGAAAATCGAGGTTCGCGACGTGACTCGCATCGAGCGCATTGGCGCCCATTCGCATATCCGCGGATTGGGACTGGACGATGTGCTGGAGGCTCGTCTGGTATCCCAGGGAATGGTGGGCCAGAAGGACGCGCGCCGTGCCGCCGGCGTTGTGGTGCAGATGGTTCGCGAGGGCAAGATCGCCGGAAGATGTATCCTATTGGCCGGGGAGCCTAGTACCGGCAAAACGGCCATTGCTGTGGGAATGGCGCAGGCTCTGGGCACCGAGACCCCATTCACTAGCATGTCCGGATCGGAGATATACTCGCTGGAGATGAGCAAGACCGAGGCTCTGTCACAGGCACTGCGCAAGAGCATTGGCGTTCGCATCAAGGAGGAAACCGAGATCATCGAGGGCGAAGTGGTGGAGATCCAGATCGAACGCCCCGCCTCGGGTACCGGACAGAAGGTGGGCAAGGTCACCCTCAAGACCACCGAGATGGAAACCAACTACGATCTGGGCAACAAGATCATCGAGTGCTTCATGAAAGAGAAGATCCAGGCTGGCGATGTGATCACCATCGACAAGGCGTCCGGAAAGGTCAACAAGCTGGGTCGCAGCTTCACCAGAGCCAGGGACTACGACGCCACTGGCGCTCAGACCAGATTCGTCCAATGCCCCGAGGGTGAGCTTCAAAAACGCAAGGAGGTGGTGCACACTGTGACCCTACACGAGATCGATGTTATCAATAGTCGCACCCACGGGTTCTTGGCCCTGTTCTCCGGCGATACTGGAGAGATCAAGCAGGAGGTTCGCGATCAGATCAACAACAAGGTTCTCGAGTGGCGCGAGGAGGGCAAAGCTGAGATAAATCCGGGAGTACTCTTCATAGACGAGGTGCACATGCTGGACATTGAGTGCTTCTCCTTCCTGAATCGCGCCCTGGAGTCGGACATGGCTCCGGTGGTGGTGATGGCCACCAACCGCGGCATCACTCGTATTAGGGGCACTAACTATCGCAGTCCGCACGGCATACCCATTGATCTACTCGATCGCATGATCATCATACGCACTGTACCGTATTCCGAGAAGGAGGTTAAGGAGATCCTAAAGATTCGctgcgaggaggaggactgcATCATGCACCCGGATGCCCTGACCATTCTTACACGCATCGCCACAGATACCAGTTTACGCTACGCCATCCAACTGATTACCACAGCCAACTTGGTCTGTCGTCGCCGCAAGGCCACCGAAGTCAATACCGAGGATGTGAAGAAGGTCTACTCGCTCTTCCTGGACGAGAATCGCTCGAGCAAGATCCTCAAGGAGTACCAGGATGACTACATGTTCAGCGAGATCACCGAGGAGGTGGAAAGGGACCCGGCCGCTGGAGGCGGGGCAAAGCGTCGCGTGGAGGGCGGCGGAGGAGATGCCCAGCCCATGGAGCACTAG